In Oncorhynchus mykiss isolate Arlee chromosome 1, USDA_OmykA_1.1, whole genome shotgun sequence, the following proteins share a genomic window:
- the LOC110520932 gene encoding C2 calcium-dependent domain-containing protein 4C-like, with protein MWVVEKIRVSTERPNLPLPSTEYSFRIGDMFGEKVNKHKRLSLCPNVITPDTIPKFCIPPKIPPLQEAKGKEQSHQAPTIRVSLFERERGIPKREAPARELINPHIIQVESVDESPYDCNDEETTNADPQSQAALSLPHMAKAQTCYGFCTLLESPHTRRKESLFHNDPGSCGTPLLLPRSRSNTVLSSSPSSFSLHTLTSRLSPRGYTLNRQGTVDSDTTSSAESSPFSSPMLSRSPPKSSLFKTLSHERLLSRNIRKTVVSRNNSLSTDEGSSTDNSPNVIRRASEGLVEGLPPSFGLAPPTIFPTDLVLHKERVMRESLIPIGKDGLLRLSAEYCPDNQRLRVRLISAEGLYTRSVDPKSINCSFSLSLVPGKVQKQRSTVIRKCHNPIFNEDFFFDAISDLGQRSLRFKVVNKMSTMKRDYILGDVELPLTSIITL; from the coding sequence ATGTGGGTGGTGGAGAAGATCCGTGTGTCCACGGAGAGACCCAACCTGCCTCTCCCCTCAACAGAATACAGCTTCAGGATCGGAGACATGTTTGGAGAGAAAGTTAACAAACACAAGAGACTTTCCCTGTGTCCTAACGTCATCACCCCAGACACTATACCAAAGTTCTGCATCCCTCCTAAGATCCCTCCCTTACAGGAGGCGAAAGGTAAAGAGCAGAGCCACCAGGCCCCCACCATCAGAGTGTCACTGTTTGAGCGGGAGAGGGGGATCCCTAAGAGGGAGGCCCCAGCACGAGAGCTCATCAACCCACACATCATCCAGGTGGAGAGTGTGGACGAGAGCCCCTATGACTGTAATGATGAGGAGACCACCAACGCAGACCCTCAGAGCCAGGCAGCCCTCTCCCTGCCCCACATGGCCAAAGCCCAGACCTGCTACGGCTTCTGTACCCTGCTGGAGAGCCCCCACACCAGGAGGAAGGAGTCCCTGTTCCACAATGACCCTGGGTCCTGTGGCACACCGCTGCTGCTCCCTAGGAGCAGGTCCAACACCGTCCTgtcatcctccccttcctccttcagTCTCCACACCCTGACCTCCAGACTGTCCCCCAGAGGTTATACCCTCAACAGACAGGGCACAGTGGACAGCGACACCACCTCGTCAGCTGAGTCATCACCTTTCAGCTCCCCAATGCTGAGCAGGTCCCCACCCAAGTCTTCCCTCTTCAAAACACTGAGTCAtgaaaggcttctctccagaaACATCAGAAAGACTGTGGTGTCCAGAAACAACTCCCTGTCGACAGACGAGGGCAGCTCCACGGACAATAGCCCCAACGTCATAAGGAGGGCGTCAGAGGGGCTGGTAGAGGGCCTTCCACCAAGCTTCGGTCTGGCTCCTCCTACCATCTTCCCCACAGACTTGGTTCTGCACAAGGAAAGGGTGATGAGGGAGAGCTTGATCCCAATAGGGAAGGATGGCCTCCTGCGTCTCTCTGCAGAATACTGTCCTGATAACCAGAGGCTGCGGGTGCGGCTCATCAGTGCTGAGGGGCTGTATACTCGTTCGGTGGACCCCAAGAGTATAAACTGCAGTTTCAGCCTCTCCCTGGTGCCTGGAAAGGTCCAAAAGCAGCGTAGCACAGTCATCAGGAAGTGTCATAACCCCATATTCAATGAGGACTTTTTCTTTGATGCCATCTCAGATCTCGGCCAACGCTCCCTGAGATTTAAAGTTGTCAATAAAATGTCCACTATGAAAAGAGACTATATTCTGGGGGATGTTGAACTTCCACTAACAAGCATTATCACTTTATAA